In the Ensifer adhaerens genome, one interval contains:
- a CDS encoding helix-turn-helix domain-containing protein — MTNASAASAGARPRDSLGCSLDQLDDNRTIEGRDMVFHRKRSTAGPPGQVTTPGNGRGYLIGLSLVGGHSRRVFGAHHSATQEFGQNAIYVRDFADDYKADLKGSFDFTLLEIGHGALERIADAANVSGVSELRSVSASPDPVLGGMLGALFASVDGHTDRSALFVDQLSVAIGVHMVRQYGNGRGDSLVGGRRLSQRCQAKIRDLVQARLDGELTVEELAQTCNLSQAAFLRAFRETMGSTPYRWLLQQRIEKAKDLLQFSPTSLSEIAVVCGFSDQSHFTRAFAQAAGATPRQWRRSRQS, encoded by the coding sequence ATGACGAATGCTTCCGCTGCCTCGGCCGGAGCGCGACCGCGCGACAGTCTTGGATGCTCGCTCGACCAGCTCGATGACAACAGGACGATCGAAGGCCGAGATATGGTCTTCCATCGCAAGCGGTCGACAGCGGGACCGCCGGGTCAGGTCACGACGCCTGGCAACGGGCGTGGTTATCTGATCGGCCTGTCGCTTGTGGGCGGCCATAGCCGCCGGGTTTTCGGAGCGCATCACTCTGCGACCCAGGAATTCGGTCAAAACGCGATCTACGTCAGGGACTTTGCCGACGATTACAAGGCGGATCTCAAAGGGTCCTTCGATTTCACCTTGCTCGAAATCGGCCACGGTGCGCTGGAGCGCATCGCAGATGCCGCAAATGTTTCCGGCGTCAGCGAGCTGCGGTCCGTCTCGGCCTCGCCCGATCCAGTTCTCGGCGGCATGCTTGGCGCCCTGTTTGCGTCGGTGGACGGCCACACGGATCGAAGCGCGCTCTTCGTCGACCAGCTCTCGGTGGCGATCGGTGTGCATATGGTGCGGCAGTACGGAAATGGCCGCGGCGACAGCTTGGTCGGGGGACGCAGGCTCTCTCAGCGCTGCCAGGCAAAGATTCGCGATCTGGTGCAAGCCCGGCTCGATGGCGAACTCACGGTCGAGGAATTGGCCCAAACATGCAATCTGTCGCAGGCGGCTTTTCTGCGTGCCTTTCGCGAGACCATGGGCAGCACGCCCTACCGCTGGCTGCTGCAGCAGAGGATCGAAAAGGCCAAGGATCTGCTGCAGTTCTCGCCCACATCCCTGAGTGAAATCGCCGTCGTCTGCGGCTTTTCGGACCAGAGCCACTTTACCCGGGCCTTTGCGCAGGCCGCAGGTGCCACGCCACGCCAGTGGCGGCGCAGCCGGCAGTCGTAA
- a CDS encoding MFS transporter, which translates to MTAAKESAGTFAPLRQKVFAVLWVATIIGNTGSFVRDVASSWLVTDLSATPAAVSMVQAAATLPIFLLAIPAGVLSDILDRRKFLIAVQFLLASASLCLLFLSATGLQSVSSLIALTFVGGIGAALVAPTWQAIVPELVSRQDVKGAVALNSLGINIARAIGPALGGLLLAWLGAAVTYGVDVISYVFVIAALLWWRRGVSDDDALAERFFGAFRAGLRYARASHELHVVLLRAAVFFAFSSAIWALLPLVARQLLGGGASFYGILLGAVGAGAIGGALVMPHLRARMDADGLLLMSAVLTAAVMGVLSFAPAQWVAVVALLVCGAAWITALTTLNSTAQAILPNWVRGRTLAVYLTVFNGAMTGGSLAWGAIAEAIGVPFTLAVAAIGLLCVGFVFHAMKLPKGEADLIPSNHWPEPLTSEPVEHDRGPVLVLIEYTIDKADRSEFLQALARLSHERRRDGAYGWGVTEDAADSGRMVEWFMVESWAEHLRQHKRVSKADADVQEDVRRFHKGPAVPVVHHLLAINRPHLG; encoded by the coding sequence GTGACGGCAGCGAAAGAGAGCGCTGGCACGTTTGCGCCGTTGCGGCAGAAGGTTTTTGCGGTCCTGTGGGTCGCAACGATCATCGGCAATACCGGCAGCTTTGTCCGTGATGTCGCGAGCTCCTGGCTTGTCACCGACCTGTCGGCGACTCCGGCCGCCGTTTCCATGGTTCAGGCGGCAGCGACGCTGCCGATCTTCCTGCTCGCCATTCCTGCAGGGGTGCTCTCGGATATTCTCGACCGGCGCAAGTTCCTGATCGCCGTGCAGTTCCTGCTTGCATCCGCAAGTCTCTGCCTGCTGTTTCTCTCCGCCACGGGCCTGCAGTCCGTGAGCTCGCTGATTGCCCTGACCTTCGTTGGCGGGATAGGGGCCGCTCTCGTCGCCCCCACCTGGCAGGCGATCGTGCCGGAACTCGTTTCGCGGCAGGACGTCAAGGGCGCGGTGGCGCTGAACTCGCTCGGCATCAACATCGCCCGCGCGATCGGACCCGCGCTCGGCGGTCTGCTGCTTGCCTGGCTCGGTGCAGCCGTCACCTACGGTGTCGATGTCATCAGCTATGTCTTCGTCATTGCTGCGCTTCTCTGGTGGCGGCGCGGCGTATCAGACGACGATGCCCTTGCGGAGCGCTTCTTCGGCGCCTTCCGGGCGGGCTTGCGCTATGCGCGCGCCAGCCATGAGTTGCACGTGGTCCTGCTGCGTGCAGCGGTGTTCTTCGCCTTTTCGAGTGCGATCTGGGCGCTGCTGCCGCTGGTCGCCCGGCAGCTTCTCGGCGGTGGCGCCAGCTTCTACGGTATCCTGCTCGGTGCCGTCGGCGCGGGTGCAATCGGCGGCGCGCTGGTGATGCCGCACCTGCGTGCCCGGATGGATGCAGACGGGTTGCTGCTGATGTCGGCGGTGCTCACGGCTGCGGTGATGGGCGTACTCTCGTTCGCGCCGGCGCAATGGGTGGCGGTTGTCGCCTTGCTGGTTTGCGGTGCCGCCTGGATAACGGCGTTGACGACGTTGAACAGCACCGCGCAAGCCATCCTTCCCAACTGGGTGCGGGGGCGCACGCTCGCCGTCTATCTCACGGTCTTCAACGGAGCCATGACCGGCGGCAGCCTGGCCTGGGGCGCCATCGCCGAGGCGATCGGCGTGCCCTTCACGCTCGCGGTGGCGGCCATCGGCCTTCTTTGCGTCGGGTTCGTTTTCCACGCCATGAAACTGCCGAAGGGCGAAGCGGACCTTATTCCCTCCAACCACTGGCCGGAGCCGCTGACCAGCGAGCCGGTCGAACACGATCGCGGTCCCGTGCTCGTGCTGATCGAGTACACGATCGACAAGGCGGATCGCTCCGAGTTTCTGCAGGCGCTCGCCCGCCTGTCGCACGAGCGCCGCCGCGACGGCGCCTATGGCTGGGGCGTGACCGAGGACGCGGCTGATAGCGGCCGCATGGTGGAGTGGTTCATGGTCGAGTCCTGGGCCGAACATCTGCGCCAGCACAAGCGCGTCTCCAAGGCCGATGCGGATGTCCAGGAGGACGTTCGTCGCTTTCATAAAGGACCGGCGGTGCCGGTCGTACACCACCTTCTCGCGATCAACCGACCTCATCTCGGTTGA
- a CDS encoding amidohydrolase produces MPTRRTFLGAASSLALPALFSSARTAGAQQSGDTTMTPDLILHNGLVTTLDRANPTATAVAIADGLILAVGDDRAIMALSGPGTRVIDLKGKRVLPGLNDNHTHVVRGGLNFNMELRWDGVRSLADAMAMLKRQVAITPAPQWVRVVGGFTEHQFAEKRLPTIDEINAVAPDTPVFLLHLYDRALLNAAALRAVGYTRDTPNPPGGEITRDANGNPTGLLLAKPNAGILYSTLAKGPKLPFDYQVNSTRHFMRELNRLGVTSVIDAGGGFQNYPDDYAVIQKLADEGQMTVRLAYNLFTQKPKEEKEDFLKWTSSVKYKQGSDYFRHNGAGEMLVFSAADFEDFREPRPDMPPEMEGELEEVVRILAENRWPWRLHATYDETISRALDVFEKVNQDIPLTGINWFFDHAETISDRSIDRIAALGGGIAVQHRMAYQGEYFVERYGHGAAEATPPVAKMLEKGVNVSAGTDATRVASYNPWVSLSWMVTGKTVGGLQLYPRANCLDRETALRMWTEKVQWFSNEEGKKGRIEKGQFADLIVPNKDYFHCAEDEISFLTSDLTMVGGKIVYAAGDFAAHDENTVPPAMPDWSPVRTFGGYAAWGEPDGAGKNSLRRTAITACGCASNCGVHGHDHAGAWTSKLPIGDLKGFFGALGCSCWAV; encoded by the coding sequence ATGCCCACCCGACGCACGTTCCTCGGCGCAGCCTCGTCGCTTGCCCTGCCTGCTCTCTTTTCGTCGGCCCGCACCGCCGGCGCCCAACAGTCCGGAGACACCACGATGACGCCCGATCTCATTCTGCACAACGGCCTTGTCACGACGCTCGACCGTGCCAATCCGACTGCCACCGCCGTTGCCATCGCCGACGGCCTCATTCTTGCGGTCGGCGACGACCGGGCGATCATGGCGCTTTCAGGCCCGGGCACCCGGGTGATCGACCTCAAGGGCAAGCGCGTCCTGCCGGGTCTCAACGACAACCATACCCACGTCGTGCGCGGCGGCCTGAACTTCAACATGGAGCTGCGCTGGGACGGCGTGCGTTCGCTTGCCGATGCAATGGCGATGCTGAAGCGGCAGGTGGCGATCACGCCGGCGCCGCAATGGGTGCGGGTCGTCGGCGGTTTCACCGAGCATCAGTTTGCAGAAAAACGCCTGCCGACGATCGACGAGATCAATGCGGTCGCGCCGGATACGCCGGTGTTCCTGCTGCACCTCTACGACCGGGCACTGCTCAATGCCGCAGCACTCCGGGCGGTCGGCTATACCAGGGACACGCCGAACCCGCCGGGCGGCGAGATCACCCGGGATGCCAATGGCAACCCGACCGGCCTGCTCCTGGCCAAGCCCAATGCCGGCATCCTCTATTCGACGCTCGCCAAGGGGCCGAAACTGCCCTTCGACTATCAGGTCAACTCCACCCGCCATTTCATGCGCGAGCTCAACCGCTTGGGGGTCACCAGCGTCATCGACGCCGGCGGCGGCTTCCAGAACTATCCGGATGACTACGCCGTCATCCAGAAGCTCGCCGACGAAGGCCAGATGACCGTCCGGCTCGCCTACAACCTCTTCACCCAGAAGCCGAAGGAGGAAAAGGAGGACTTCCTGAAGTGGACCTCCTCGGTCAAATACAAGCAGGGCAGCGACTACTTCCGCCACAATGGCGCCGGCGAAATGCTGGTCTTCTCGGCAGCCGATTTCGAGGACTTCCGCGAGCCGCGCCCGGACATGCCGCCGGAGATGGAGGGCGAACTCGAAGAGGTGGTGCGGATCCTCGCCGAGAACCGCTGGCCCTGGCGCCTGCATGCGACCTATGACGAAACCATCAGCCGCGCGCTCGATGTCTTCGAGAAGGTCAACCAGGATATACCGCTCACCGGCATCAACTGGTTCTTCGACCACGCCGAGACGATCTCCGACCGGTCGATCGACCGGATCGCAGCGCTGGGCGGCGGCATCGCCGTCCAGCATCGCATGGCCTATCAGGGCGAATACTTCGTCGAGCGCTATGGCCACGGTGCAGCCGAAGCGACGCCGCCGGTGGCCAAGATGCTGGAAAAGGGCGTCAACGTCTCTGCCGGTACCGATGCGACCCGTGTTGCCTCCTACAACCCTTGGGTCTCGCTGTCCTGGATGGTGACCGGCAAGACGGTCGGCGGCCTGCAGCTCTATCCGCGCGCCAACTGCCTCGACCGGGAGACGGCGCTTCGGATGTGGACCGAGAAGGTGCAGTGGTTCTCCAACGAGGAGGGCAAGAAGGGGCGTATCGAAAAGGGGCAGTTCGCCGACCTGATCGTGCCGAACAAGGACTACTTCCACTGCGCCGAGGACGAGATCTCGTTCCTGACCTCGGACCTGACCATGGTCGGCGGCAAGATCGTCTATGCGGCGGGAGACTTCGCCGCCCACGACGAGAACACGGTGCCGCCGGCGATGCCCGACTGGTCGCCGGTCCGCACCTTCGGCGGCTATGCCGCCTGGGGCGAGCCTGACGGTGCGGGCAAGAACTCGCTGCGGCGCACCGCCATCACGGCGTGCGGCTGCGCCAGCAACTGCGGCGTCCATGGTCACGACCATGCCGGCGCCTGGACGTCAAAGCTGCCGATTGGCGATCTCAAGGGCTTCTTCGGGGCGCTCGGCTGCTCCTGCTGGGCCGTGTGA
- a CDS encoding helix-turn-helix transcriptional regulator: protein MTEANGIGAYFGEPKAPFLMVRPVRDARFSVTRLQCRLKGELSRIVSLPAADAYFLMFYFKDVMHSDVVPGESESEIRRYRQGSVCLVDLVEGASIRLVSDLDSLAFHLPRALFREVSTFSHAPAATSLRCRRGEVDDVMHNLALALLPLLAENEGEPGAVLQHIAVAICAHLLHSYPDRANASGGPDLSVWQEKAVKDFMIDHWAKDFSFAAAAATANLPEEVFTAAFASATGQTPEEWLMRYRIARAKRYLIEEGWSLSKTATSCGYANVARFIEAFRQVTGVTPAIWRARWLQ from the coding sequence ATGACAGAGGCAAATGGCATTGGAGCATATTTCGGCGAGCCCAAGGCGCCGTTTCTCATGGTGCGGCCTGTCCGCGACGCCCGGTTTTCAGTGACGCGCCTGCAGTGCCGGCTGAAGGGGGAATTGAGCCGCATCGTTTCGCTGCCCGCCGCCGACGCCTACTTCCTGATGTTCTATTTCAAGGATGTGATGCATAGCGATGTGGTGCCGGGCGAAAGCGAAAGTGAAATTCGCCGCTACCGGCAGGGATCGGTCTGCCTCGTCGATCTCGTCGAGGGTGCCAGTATCCGGCTTGTGAGCGATCTCGATTCACTCGCCTTCCATTTGCCGCGGGCCTTGTTTCGTGAAGTTTCCACGTTTTCGCATGCGCCCGCCGCCACCAGTCTCCGGTGCCGCCGCGGCGAAGTCGACGACGTCATGCACAATCTCGCCTTGGCGCTGTTGCCCCTTCTTGCCGAGAACGAGGGTGAACCAGGTGCCGTATTGCAGCACATCGCAGTCGCCATCTGCGCGCACCTTCTGCATTCCTACCCGGATCGAGCCAATGCGTCCGGCGGCCCCGATCTCTCCGTATGGCAGGAGAAGGCTGTCAAGGACTTCATGATCGACCATTGGGCAAAGGACTTTTCGTTTGCCGCAGCGGCGGCGACCGCGAACCTGCCGGAGGAGGTTTTTACCGCGGCCTTTGCATCCGCGACCGGGCAGACACCGGAAGAGTGGCTGATGCGGTACAGGATCGCCCGCGCCAAGCGCTATCTCATAGAGGAGGGATGGTCGTTGAGCAAAACCGCCACCAGCTGCGGATATGCCAACGTGGCCCGGTTCATCGAAGCCTTTCGCCAGGTGACGGGCGTGACGCCCGCCATCTGGCGCGCGCGCTGGCTGCAGTGA
- a CDS encoding LysR family transcriptional regulator, which translates to MIYRFIEIRCSSIIVDTRISEIDTMNLEEVLVFTAAASGGSLAEAARRLGITPMIATRRLAALEQTLGVRLMHRTTRSLSLTPEGESFLPYAQALLETEQQARTLLKGGDDGATGLLRVSAPVAFPTKVVAPLMPLLLDDHPGLKVALDMSDTMPDLVASGIDLAIRIARLKDSSLIAKKMAENPRSLVVSPSYVEKHGRPRTTGDLINHQCLPLHGVNHWTFVSAGNETHVRLQSRFSSTSIEGCHAACLAGAGITLLSDWNIADDLDAGRLIRIRLEDVAPETLAIWAVYPTTKLVAPKVRVFIDRLVGALGKTAKASA; encoded by the coding sequence TTGATCTATCGCTTTATCGAAATACGATGTAGCTCCATCATTGTGGATACCAGAATATCGGAAATCGATACAATGAACCTTGAAGAAGTCCTCGTCTTCACTGCAGCGGCAAGCGGCGGCAGTCTCGCCGAGGCCGCGCGACGGCTTGGCATCACACCCATGATCGCGACGCGGCGGCTCGCTGCCCTGGAGCAGACGCTTGGTGTGCGGCTCATGCATCGCACCACCCGCTCGCTGTCGCTGACGCCGGAGGGCGAGTCCTTTCTGCCCTATGCCCAGGCGCTTCTCGAAACCGAACAGCAGGCGCGAACGCTGCTTAAGGGCGGCGATGATGGGGCGACCGGCCTCCTGCGCGTCTCGGCGCCGGTTGCCTTCCCGACCAAGGTGGTTGCTCCACTCATGCCCTTGTTGCTTGACGATCATCCCGGGCTCAAGGTCGCACTCGATATGAGCGACACCATGCCTGACCTGGTAGCGTCGGGCATCGATCTGGCGATCCGCATCGCACGCCTGAAGGACAGCAGCCTCATCGCCAAAAAAATGGCCGAAAACCCGCGTTCCCTCGTCGTTTCGCCATCCTATGTCGAGAAGCACGGAAGGCCACGGACCACGGGCGATCTCATCAACCATCAATGCCTGCCCTTGCACGGCGTCAATCATTGGACCTTTGTGAGCGCCGGGAACGAGACGCATGTGCGATTGCAGAGCCGATTCTCGTCGACAAGCATCGAAGGATGCCATGCGGCGTGCCTCGCCGGTGCAGGCATCACCCTGCTCTCCGACTGGAACATTGCCGACGATCTCGATGCGGGGCGGCTGATACGCATCCGCCTCGAAGACGTCGCACCTGAGACACTGGCGATCTGGGCCGTGTACCCGACGACGAAACTGGTCGCGCCCAAGGTGCGCGTGTTCATCGACCGGTTGGTGGGCGCCCTTGGCAAAACCGCCAAGGCAAGCGCCTGA
- a CDS encoding hydrolase, whose product MSATTTPGKLLVSPRDHTLIMIDFQSQMSFATKSIDAVLLRNNAALVANAAAGFGVSTILTTVAEKTFSGPMFSEITDALPGQKLLDRTSMNTWEDAAVIEEVNRIGKKRLVMCGLWTSVCIVGPALSALDQGFEVYVIADACGDVSDEAHERAMDRMVQAGVRPMTSLQYMLELQRDWARTETYEMTTGIAKKFGGSYGLGIIYAKSMFGASEGH is encoded by the coding sequence ATGTCCGCGACAACGACCCCCGGAAAACTCCTCGTCTCGCCCAGGGATCACACCCTGATCATGATCGATTTTCAGTCGCAGATGTCCTTTGCGACCAAGTCGATCGATGCGGTGCTCCTGCGCAACAACGCCGCCCTTGTCGCCAATGCGGCGGCAGGCTTCGGCGTTTCGACCATCCTCACGACTGTCGCCGAAAAGACCTTCTCCGGTCCGATGTTCTCCGAGATCACCGATGCCCTCCCCGGCCAGAAGCTTCTGGACCGCACTTCGATGAACACCTGGGAAGACGCTGCCGTGATCGAAGAGGTCAACCGCATCGGCAAGAAGCGCCTTGTCATGTGCGGGCTGTGGACCTCGGTTTGCATCGTCGGCCCGGCGCTCTCGGCGCTAGACCAGGGCTTCGAGGTCTATGTCATCGCGGATGCCTGCGGCGACGTCTCGGATGAGGCGCACGAGCGGGCGATGGACCGCATGGTGCAGGCCGGTGTCCGGCCGATGACTTCGCTGCAGTACATGCTCGAGCTTCAGCGCGACTGGGCGCGCACCGAGACCTACGAGATGACCACCGGCATCGCCAAGAAGTTCGGCGGTTCGTACGGCCTCGGCATCATCTATGCCAAGTCGATGTTCGGCGCGTCCGAAGGCCACTGA
- a CDS encoding LysR substrate-binding domain-containing protein: protein MSAFDDRVDRHPRGQYLGRGFAGYGTPQTPDDLDRHGCLAYEAQVISETWELTSQGRTRKARTGQSLAANDGEFVARLAENGEGIALLPFFIVEDVLATGALKQILDGWEAPQLWLTLYYPSMNGYRSGLPSSRISSKATLPR, encoded by the coding sequence GTGTCAGCTTTCGATGACCGCGTAGACCGTCACCCGCGCGGTCAGTACCTTGGAAGAGGGTTTGCCGGATATGGAACACCGCAGACGCCGGACGACCTCGATCGCCATGGTTGCCTGGCCTATGAAGCACAGGTGATCTCGGAGACCTGGGAACTGACGTCCCAGGGCCGGACGCGAAAGGCGAGGACTGGCCAGTCGCTCGCTGCCAACGACGGCGAGTTCGTCGCAAGGCTTGCTGAAAATGGCGAGGGCATCGCGCTTTTGCCGTTCTTCATCGTCGAGGACGTGCTGGCAACGGGCGCGCTGAAACAGATCCTCGACGGGTGGGAGGCGCCGCAACTGTGGCTCACTCTGTATTATCCGTCTATGAACGGTTACCGCTCTGGGTTGCCAAGTTCTCGGATTTCTTCGAAAGCTACGTTACCGAGATGA
- a CDS encoding alpha/beta hydrolase, translated as MTNSSSSERRKPSRHDAAIVFAFHNPAPGDPVGALIAATLPNARVFPFNRCAANADAANPPPIGDALGDMHAFAAAIEDLANDIAEMRRLYPDSVAYGIGYSSGATVLAGLLVKHPDLFDRAALLHPLVSWVPFGNAELEGKPILVTGGQDDPSRPLALTERLVDFLAEQKADVRALYNRGRHEVGREEMMALRELFQHPTGRSDAGRID; from the coding sequence ATGACAAATTCATCTTCCAGCGAACGAAGAAAACCGTCCAGGCACGATGCAGCGATCGTCTTCGCCTTCCACAATCCTGCTCCGGGCGATCCGGTCGGCGCGCTGATCGCCGCCACGCTGCCAAATGCCCGGGTGTTTCCCTTCAACAGATGCGCAGCCAATGCCGATGCAGCAAACCCTCCCCCGATCGGCGACGCCTTGGGCGATATGCACGCATTCGCTGCCGCCATCGAAGACCTGGCGAATGATATCGCCGAAATGCGGCGTCTCTACCCCGACAGCGTCGCCTACGGCATCGGCTATTCTTCAGGCGCGACTGTTCTTGCAGGGCTTCTGGTCAAGCATCCCGATCTGTTCGACCGGGCCGCCCTGCTGCATCCCCTCGTTTCCTGGGTGCCATTCGGCAACGCCGAACTTGAGGGTAAACCGATCCTGGTCACCGGCGGCCAAGATGATCCGAGCCGCCCCTTGGCGCTCACGGAGCGCTTGGTCGACTTTCTGGCGGAACAGAAGGCAGATGTCCGGGCGCTCTACAATCGTGGCAGGCATGAGGTCGGACGCGAGGAGATGATGGCGCTGCGGGAACTCTTTCAGCATCCCACGGGCAGAAGTGATGCGGGCCGCATCGACTGA
- a CDS encoding helix-turn-helix domain-containing protein, giving the protein MALQEGLSADERTPCPTVKRISAGEITVTRTFSDRFDLELGPLIPVADAFNVIIQMRDFEAHRLWRRGELVYEGGHPKASLAITDLRDQWQCHHLSPFDNVRFHIPFASMRSFTERAGRGEYVSLSPVQGRVDPVMFGLAQALLPSLDEPDRANLLFVEQINLAALAHLSQAYGGLHFPVDKKGTLAPWQERLATEFLVAHFNTPFSIGDLAAQCELSRSYFNKAFKESFGRTPSRWLSEYRIARVKECLLQDTPLAEIAIHCGFADQSHMTRVFTSQTGETPARFRKKNRSVIVAVDRPPQ; this is encoded by the coding sequence ATGGCCTTGCAAGAAGGACTGAGCGCAGACGAGCGCACACCGTGTCCTACCGTCAAACGGATCAGCGCTGGCGAAATCACCGTCACGAGAACCTTCTCGGATCGCTTCGATCTGGAGCTCGGGCCCCTGATCCCGGTTGCAGACGCCTTCAACGTCATCATCCAGATGCGTGACTTCGAGGCGCACCGCCTGTGGCGGCGCGGCGAACTCGTCTATGAGGGTGGGCACCCCAAGGCTTCGCTTGCGATCACCGATCTTCGCGACCAATGGCAGTGCCACCATCTGTCGCCCTTCGACAATGTCCGCTTCCACATCCCCTTTGCTTCTATGCGGAGCTTCACCGAAAGGGCCGGGCGCGGCGAGTATGTGTCGCTGTCTCCCGTACAGGGACGCGTTGATCCGGTGATGTTCGGCCTCGCTCAAGCGCTGCTACCCTCGCTCGACGAACCGGACCGGGCCAATCTGCTGTTCGTTGAACAGATCAATCTTGCCGCGCTGGCCCACCTCAGCCAGGCCTATGGCGGCTTGCATTTCCCCGTCGACAAGAAGGGTACGCTGGCACCATGGCAGGAGAGGCTGGCGACGGAGTTTCTGGTCGCCCATTTCAATACGCCGTTCTCGATCGGCGATCTCGCTGCCCAGTGTGAGCTCTCGCGCAGCTATTTCAACAAGGCTTTCAAGGAAAGCTTCGGGCGCACGCCGTCCAGGTGGCTGTCCGAATATCGGATCGCGCGGGTCAAGGAGTGTCTGCTTCAGGACACGCCCCTTGCTGAAATCGCTATCCACTGCGGGTTTGCCGACCAGAGCCATATGACCCGCGTTTTCACCAGCCAGACGGGCGAGACGCCGGCGCGCTTCCGCAAAAAGAACCGGTCCGTCATCGTAGCTGTGGATCGCCCTCCGCAATAG
- a CDS encoding DoxX family protein, translating to MPSLSSLENNLAARLRPVLTNRWIAFIGLLALCSAYIQGPLTKILDFPGALAEMDHFGLHPAPLFAIGVIVFELLLSALILTGFYRWAAAIALAAFTLAATFLAFRFWEMPPGMDRAMATNGFFEHIGLAGAFLLVACYDLRERASAGRASQ from the coding sequence ATGCCGAGCCTGTCTTCTCTCGAAAACAATCTTGCTGCCCGCCTGCGACCGGTGCTCACCAACCGGTGGATCGCATTCATCGGCCTGCTGGCGCTCTGCTCGGCCTACATCCAGGGACCGTTGACGAAAATACTCGACTTTCCGGGCGCGCTGGCCGAGATGGATCACTTCGGCCTGCATCCGGCGCCGCTCTTTGCCATCGGGGTAATCGTCTTCGAGCTTCTGTTGTCGGCCCTCATTCTCACGGGGTTCTATCGCTGGGCGGCGGCAATCGCGCTCGCGGCCTTCACGCTCGCCGCAACTTTCCTCGCTTTCCGCTTCTGGGAGATGCCGCCGGGCATGGATCGTGCGATGGCGACGAACGGCTTCTTCGAGCATATCGGCCTGGCGGGTGCCTTCCTGCTCGTCGCCTGCTACGATCTGCGCGAACGGGCATCCGCAGGGAGGGCTTCGCAGTGA
- a CDS encoding alpha/beta fold hydrolase, whose protein sequence is MVKTANNPGGLPIEVFDGFRAALAANRAQFFLDVPAGPFYGYNRPGAEASEGVIRNWWRQGMMGSAKAHYEGIKAFSETDFTEDLKAIEVPTLVMHGDDDQIVPIDDSARLAVKLLKNGTLKVYEGYAHGMLTTHADVINPDLLAFIKA, encoded by the coding sequence ATGGTCAAGACGGCGAACAACCCAGGCGGCCTGCCGATCGAGGTGTTCGACGGCTTCCGTGCGGCGCTTGCCGCCAACCGGGCGCAGTTCTTCCTCGACGTTCCGGCCGGCCCCTTCTACGGCTACAACCGGCCGGGTGCCGAGGCATCCGAAGGCGTGATCCGCAACTGGTGGCGCCAGGGCATGATGGGCAGCGCCAAGGCCCATTACGAGGGCATCAAGGCCTTCTCGGAAACCGACTTCACCGAAGACCTCAAGGCGATCGAAGTCCCAACGCTGGTCATGCATGGCGATGACGACCAGATCGTGCCGATCGACGACAGCGCGCGGCTTGCCGTCAAGTTGCTGAAGAACGGCACGCTCAAGGTCTATGAGGGCTACGCCCACGGCATGCTGACGACCCATGCCGACGTCATCAATCCTGACCTGCTTGCCTTCATCAAGGCCTAA
- a CDS encoding XapX domain-containing protein, which yields MKMYLLSLGAGLLVGVIYSLLNVRSPAPPVIALVGLLGILIGEQSVPLVKRALSGEPVNLSWFNMQCMPHMFGHLPGGGQASAGTAKDAAVNDERAG from the coding sequence ATGAAGATGTATCTTCTCTCGCTCGGAGCCGGGCTGCTCGTCGGCGTCATCTATTCCCTCTTGAACGTCCGCTCGCCGGCGCCACCTGTCATCGCGCTCGTCGGATTGCTCGGCATCCTCATCGGGGAGCAATCGGTCCCGCTGGTCAAGCGCGCCCTGTCCGGCGAACCGGTCAATCTCAGCTGGTTCAACATGCAGTGCATGCCGCACATGTTCGGCCATCTCCCTGGGGGCGGGCAGGCCAGTGCCGGCACGGCGAAGGACGCAGCCGTCAACGATGAAAGGGCCGGATGA